AAAGATACCTGGCAGAATGGTGTTGATGCGGATGGCTTCGCGGCTCAAATCACGCGCGATGGGCAAGGTCATGCCAACAACGCCTGCCTTGGACGCTGAATACGCCGCCTGGCCGATCTGGCCGTCCTGCGCGGCAACGGAAGCCGTGTTGATGATCGCACCACGATCACCGCCTTCCAGCGGATCAAGCGTCATCATGCCGGCTGCCGACTTGGCGATGCACCGGAACGTACCAACCAGGTTGATCTGGATAATCAGGTCAAAAAGATTGGTGGGGAAGGCTTTGATCTCGCCTGTTTCGCGGTCGCGGCTGGCGGTCTTAATTGCGTTGCCGGTGCCTGCGCAGTTTACCAGAATGCGCTCCTGGCCAATGGCGTCACGCGCCTTCGCAAAGGCTGCGTCAACCGCTGCTTCGTCGGTCACGTTGCATTCTGCAAACACGCCGCCAAGCTCCTTGGCCAGCGCTTCGCCTTTTTCAGCGTTGAGATCAAGCAGCGCTACCTTGACGCCTTTTCCAGCCAGCATACGGGCGGTTGCCTCGCCAAGACCGGATGCGCCGCCGGTGATGACGGCTGAAATTGAACTGTCGAGCTTCATGAAAAGCCTCCCTTGTTTACGTCCTGAAGTGATGTTTTGTGCAGCGTCTGAGCGCCCGTGATTGCGCGCGGGTGTACCACGAAGAACAGCCGGTGTCACAAGCACATGCGCGCCTTAAAGTGGCCCCGCTTTTGACGTAGGGGAACCTTGGGCGCATCGACATCACAACTTGCAGGGCGCATCTCAACACCCCATCTGGAAGTGACACAGATGCAAAGAAACCTATGACCGGCAACTCCACAGATGATGAGGCAGCAGCGCTCATCGAAGACCCGCGCATTCAGTTGCCGGTGGTTGCGCAGCGCAACGAGCGCGTGGCCCGCAAGGGTTTCTGGCGCAAGCTCGCCCGCGTCGCCGGCAAAATCCCCTTCGCAGAAGACGCAACCGCGGCCTACTACTGCGCCATAGACCCCGGCACCCCCATGCGCGTGCGGGCAACGCTGTTTGCCGCTATCACCTATTTCATTGTGCCCACAGACCTTGTGCCGGACGTGATTGCCGCCTTCGGCTTCACTGATGATGCAACTGTGCTCACCACAGCGATCGCCATTGTCGGCAGCCACATCAAGGATCACCACCGCACCCGCGCCAGACGCACTTTGCGGCAGGGCGATTTTGAAGATGCCTGAGCCAACCAGGCAGGCTTAGCTGGTTTTATGGCCCCTTACCTGCACCCCTCAGCGCCTTTGCCTCAATAGCCTCCCGCCGCGCAATATAGAGCGTGGTGGCTACGATGATGACGGCACCCGCAATGGTCAGCCAGTCCGGCACATCGCCAAAAATCACAAAGCCCGCAATCCCCGCAAACACCAGCCGCGAATAATCAAACGGCACAATGGCGGTGGCCTCACCCTCGCGGTAACCGCGAATAAAACAATTATGCGCGCCTGCGCCTGCGGCCCCCATAAGCATCAACAGCCCCAGTTCGTTCCAGGTTGGTTGCTGCCACACCAGCCACGCGGGAATGGCCGCAACACAGGTACCCACAACGCCTGTATAAAACATCAGTGTCACCGGCGCGTCTTTGGCAACGATCTTCACCAGAATGGTCGCCATCGCTACCAGTAACGCGCCACCCAGCGCCACAAGTGCCGCCGGATCAATCTCGACTGTTGGCCGCAGCATCACGAGCACGCCCAAAAACCCCACCAGCACAGCACCGATGCGGCGCGGGCCCGCGGGCTCCGACAAAATGAAATAGGCAAGCGGCACAACAAAAAGCGCCTTGGTAAAATTATAGGCCAGCGCATCCGCCAACGGCAGGTGAATGAGCGCGTAAAAGCCACACAGCATGGCCGACGAGCCGACAACGCCACGCACAAGCTGCAACACCGGATAATGCGTCTTGAACATGGCCGCACCACCACGGATCAAAAACGGCATGATAACAACAAGCCCGAACAGCAGCCGGAAGAACGCAACCTGAAAACTGTCGAGGCGCCCGCCCAGCGTCTTGGCCAGCACCGCCATCACCGTAAACAGTGTGGCCGACAGCAACAGCCACAATGCGCCGCGCACATTGGGTGCAAGAGCGAACCAGTATGCAGAGGCCCGCGCCTTTTGCTGTTGAACGGTCATGCGTCTTTTTTTGCCGCAGCCCTGGCCTTGGCCACCACCGCTTCACGTCGCGCAATGTACAGACTGGTGCCCGCAATAATGACAGCGCCCGCAATCGTATAAACATCCGGTACCGTGCCGAAAAACAAGAACCCGGCAACGCCTGCAAACAGCAGCCGCGTATAATCAATCGGTGCCATTGCCGTTGCTTCGCCCACACGGTAGGCACGCAAAAAGCAGTTATGCGCAATCGCGCCAACAATGCCCATGCCCAGCAACAGCAACCATTCATCCGTTGTCGGATCAACCCAGTTGAGCACCATAGGCACAATTGTCATGGCGCAGCCGAACACACCGGAAAACAGCATCATGGTCAGCGGGCTGTCTTTATCCGACACAAGCTTCACCAAAATGGCCGCACCCGCGATCAGCAGCGCGCCGAACAGCGCCACAAAGGCCGCAGGCTCAACTGAGCCCGTGGGCCGCAGCATCACCAGCACGCCGACAAAGCCGACAACTACCGCCGTGATACGCCGCCAGCCCGGCACCTCACGCAGGAACACGATTGCCAGCGGCACCATGAACAGCGCCTGCGCAAACTGAATGGCCTGCGCGTCTGCCAGCGGCAGATGAATGAACGCATAGACCATGCAGATCATCGCACCGCCGCCGATGATGCCGCGCAACGTCATAAGTCGGGTGTGCACGGGAATGAACCCGCCATCACGAATGAGCCACGGCATGATGAAGGCGGTCGCAAAAAACAGCCGGAAGAACGCCACCTGCATGGAGTCCAGCCGCGTGCCCAGAAACTTGGTCAGCACCGCCATGACGGTGAACGCCAGCATCGACAGCAGCAGCCACAGCGCCCCCCGGGTGTTGGGGGCCAGCGTCAGCCAGTAGGCAGCCGCGCGCGCGCGCCGCGCTTGCAGGACCGTTTGAGGAGGGCCGTCTGTCACGCACATGTTCCTGAAAGTTTGTGAACCCGCAATCTAGGTGCGGATACCCGCAGCCACAAGATGACTCGGAGTCATTTTTTTCGCGATCGCAGACTACGGAGCAGGGGCTGGCT
The genomic region above belongs to Pyruvatibacter sp. and contains:
- a CDS encoding YkvA family protein; the encoded protein is MTGNSTDDEAAALIEDPRIQLPVVAQRNERVARKGFWRKLARVAGKIPFAEDATAAYYCAIDPGTPMRVRATLFAAITYFIVPTDLVPDVIAAFGFTDDATVLTTAIAIVGSHIKDHHRTRARRTLRQGDFEDA
- a CDS encoding DMT family transporter, which codes for MTDGPPQTVLQARRARAAAYWLTLAPNTRGALWLLLSMLAFTVMAVLTKFLGTRLDSMQVAFFRLFFATAFIMPWLIRDGGFIPVHTRLMTLRGIIGGGAMICMVYAFIHLPLADAQAIQFAQALFMVPLAIVFLREVPGWRRITAVVVGFVGVLVMLRPTGSVEPAAFVALFGALLIAGAAILVKLVSDKDSPLTMMLFSGVFGCAMTIVPMVLNWVDPTTDEWLLLLGMGIVGAIAHNCFLRAYRVGEATAMAPIDYTRLLFAGVAGFLFFGTVPDVYTIAGAVIIAGTSLYIARREAVVAKARAAAKKDA
- a CDS encoding DMT family transporter; this encodes MTVQQQKARASAYWFALAPNVRGALWLLLSATLFTVMAVLAKTLGGRLDSFQVAFFRLLFGLVVIMPFLIRGGAAMFKTHYPVLQLVRGVVGSSAMLCGFYALIHLPLADALAYNFTKALFVVPLAYFILSEPAGPRRIGAVLVGFLGVLVMLRPTVEIDPAALVALGGALLVAMATILVKIVAKDAPVTLMFYTGVVGTCVAAIPAWLVWQQPTWNELGLLMLMGAAGAGAHNCFIRGYREGEATAIVPFDYSRLVFAGIAGFVIFGDVPDWLTIAGAVIIVATTLYIARREAIEAKALRGAGKGP
- a CDS encoding SDR family NAD(P)-dependent oxidoreductase, coding for MKLDSSISAVITGGASGLGEATARMLAGKGVKVALLDLNAEKGEALAKELGGVFAECNVTDEAAVDAAFAKARDAIGQERILVNCAGTGNAIKTASRDRETGEIKAFPTNLFDLIIQINLVGTFRCIAKSAAGMMTLDPLEGGDRGAIINTASVAAQDGQIGQAAYSASKAGVVGMTLPIARDLSREAIRINTILPGIFDTPLLAGAPEKVRQALGAQVPFPARLGAPDEYAHLATTMIENGYFNGESVRLDGAIRMAPR